One genomic region from Bactrocera tryoni isolate S06 chromosome 3, CSIRO_BtryS06_freeze2, whole genome shotgun sequence encodes:
- the LOC120771222 gene encoding uncharacterized protein LOC120771222 isoform X3 has product MLLSSSVGWVAFLQRYYASSVPSAWEEYMKLSPVNIIVNILELNTLRRRKHNLLLPWTIETLFNLGLTLLLYLRDAQFSWISLIVLVLNLYFWYAMVSLYGKIREGNERRSNRNVNV; this is encoded by the exons ATGCTGCTAAGTTCTTCGGTTGGTTGGGTGGCATTTCTTCAGCGCTACTATGCATCTTCTGTGCCATCTGCCTGGGAAGAGTACATGAAATTATCGCCAGTGAATATTATCGTAAATATATTAGAGCTGAATACTCTGAGGAGG agaaaacataatttattgCTGCCATGGACTATTGAGACCCTATTCAATTTAGGATTAACATTGCTATTATATCTCCGCGACGCACAATTTTCTTGGATAAGTTTAATAGTTTTGG ttcttaatttatatttttggtatgcCATGGTGTCGCTTTATGGGAAAATTAGAGAAGGAAATGAGAGGCGATCAAATCGCAATGTAAATGTATAG
- the LOC120771222 gene encoding uncharacterized protein LOC120771222 isoform X2 encodes MVEYFFCCPLAYAAKFFGWLGGISSALLCIFCAICLGRVHEIIASEYYRKYIRAEYSEEALTIIIALYMVLFIISMVTHICLVVGTMKRKHNLLLPWTIETLFNLGLTLLLYLRDAQFSWISLIVLEKEMRGDQIAM; translated from the exons ATGGTGGAATATTTTTTCTGCTGTCCTTTGGCGTATGCTGCTAAGTTCTTCGGTTGGTTGGGTGGCATTTCTTCAGCGCTACTATGCATCTTCTGTGCCATCTGCCTGGGAAGAGTACATGAAATTATCGCCAGTGAATATTATCGTAAATATATTAGAGCTGAATACTCTGAGGAGG CGCTCACCATCATCATTGCTTTATATATGGTCCTATTTATCATCTCAATGGTCACTCATATATGCTTGGTTGTCGGTACAATGAAG agaaaacataatttattgCTGCCATGGACTATTGAGACCCTATTCAATTTAGGATTAACATTGCTATTATATCTCCGCGACGCACAATTTTCTTGGATAAGTTTAATAGTTTTGG AGAAGGAAATGAGAGGCGATCAAATCGCAATGTAA
- the LOC120771222 gene encoding uncharacterized protein LOC120771222 isoform X1 encodes MVEYFFCCPLAYAAKFFGWLGGISSALLCIFCAICLGRVHEIIASEYYRKYIRAEYSEEALTIIIALYMVLFIISMVTHICLVVGTMKRKHNLLLPWTIETLFNLGLTLLLYLRDAQFSWISLIVLVLNLYFWYAMVSLYGKIREGNERRSNRNVNV; translated from the exons ATGGTGGAATATTTTTTCTGCTGTCCTTTGGCGTATGCTGCTAAGTTCTTCGGTTGGTTGGGTGGCATTTCTTCAGCGCTACTATGCATCTTCTGTGCCATCTGCCTGGGAAGAGTACATGAAATTATCGCCAGTGAATATTATCGTAAATATATTAGAGCTGAATACTCTGAGGAGG CGCTCACCATCATCATTGCTTTATATATGGTCCTATTTATCATCTCAATGGTCACTCATATATGCTTGGTTGTCGGTACAATGAAG agaaaacataatttattgCTGCCATGGACTATTGAGACCCTATTCAATTTAGGATTAACATTGCTATTATATCTCCGCGACGCACAATTTTCTTGGATAAGTTTAATAGTTTTGG ttcttaatttatatttttggtatgcCATGGTGTCGCTTTATGGGAAAATTAGAGAAGGAAATGAGAGGCGATCAAATCGCAATGTAAATGTATAG
- the LOC120771220 gene encoding uncharacterized protein LOC120771220, translated as MLTQFCCLRLETTAKIIGWLGSFVTIVVVIICAELLRNARALVGTLTRRGYHFDDPEGAGTVLIIILAVSIVVLFINAFANAGLVFGTIKKYHKLILPWLIITALGNVLSLVALIIYGFYSAIFGVVFITYLWIAMYSLYSKIKTENEQRSFKRRARSIARQLA; from the exons ATGTTGACACAATTCTGTTGCTTGCGTTTGGAAACCACTGCAAAAATAATCGGTTGGTTGGGAAGCTTTGTAACTATCGTTGTAGTTATCATTTGCGCAGAGTTGTTAAGAAATGCACGTGCTCTTGTTGGAACTTTGACGAGAAGAGGCTATCATTTTGACGATCCAGAGGGCGCTGGAACTG ttctgATCATTATACTTGCTGTCAGTATTGTTGTTCTTTTCATCAATGCATTTGCAAATGCTGGTTTGGTGTTCGGCACAATCAAG AAATATCACAAGTTGATCCTGCCCTGGTTGATCATCACCGCCCTCGGAAATGTGCTTAGCTTAGTAGCACTAATTATTTATGGGTTTTATAGTGCCATTTTCGGAGTTG TCTTTATTACATATCTCTGGATTGCCATGTATTCACTATACAGCAAAATCAAGACGGAAAATGAGCAACGTTCCTTTAAACGCCGCGCTAGATCTATTGCCAGGCAACTtgcgtaa